The Diadema setosum chromosome 1, eeDiaSeto1, whole genome shotgun sequence genome has a window encoding:
- the LOC140230670 gene encoding atypical kinase COQ8B, mitochondrial-like: MSGSRLGDATKAMNGFGLLVKTFVDTQCKEAQQIAANSSLRAAVQGLQTKVEERVGDAMVSFSNKEKKDDDGWDYVMTSDPEEWGDTFAESASKFAVEDMPEVEPSQSDAFQKPPPTPQKPAGSAPSRGYHSFARSAMARYPYRVSSDSLTVLRRQLTTGTVSADDLRKTASPGPKAPPRKPAARPRVKPTLSAKAKERTVPASRMSRVLNFGGLAAGLGVSVLADKVKRGLGLEDGEKVGSNLLLTEANAEKIVDTLCRVRGAALKLGQMLSIQDNALISPELQRVFERVRQSADFMPVWQMERVLKQELGEDWRSKVMSFEDKPFAAASIGQVHLATLHDGREVAMKIQYPGVAQGIESDINNLMMLMKIWDVLPEGLYAESAIEVAKKELAWEVDYIREAECAEKFRKLLDGDPIFSVPKVVQELSTKEVLTTELIDGISLEKAENLSQEVRNEVCRHILRLCLTELFEWNFMQTDPNWSNFLYNEETGKVTLLDFGASRYFDKSFVDVYMKVIHGAAVGDRQEVLENSRTLQFLTGYESKAMENAHIDAVMILGEPFRSHEEFDFSTQDTTRRIQDLIPVMLTGRLTPPPEESYSLHRKMAGSFLLCTKLRAKIACKELFDDIYNCYKFDSA, from the exons ATGTCGGGATCAAGGCTTGGCGATGCCACTAAAGCCATGAATGGCTTCGGCCTCCTGGTCAAGACCTTTGTGGACACCCAGTGCAAGGAGGCCCAACAGATTGCTGCCAACTCCAGCCTGCGCGCTGCCGTCCAGGGGCTTCAGACGAAGGTTGAAGAAAGAGTCGGCGATGCTATGGTTTCGTTCTCAAACAAG GAGAAGAAAGATGATGATGGGTGGGATTATGTAATGACCAGCGACCCAGAGGAGTGGGGGGACACCTTCGCCGAATCTGCTTCCAAGTTTGCCGTGGAAGACATGCCGGAAGTTGAGCCTTCGCAGAGCGATGCTTTCCAAAAGCCTCCCCCGACGCCGCAGAAACCTGCTGGCAGTGCTCCCTCTAGGGGCTACCATTCCTTCGCAAGGTCTGCCATGGCCAGGTATCCGTACAGGGTGTCCAGCGACAGTCTCACTGTGCTGAGGCGTCAGCTGACAACGGGGACCGTCTCAGCAGATGACCTGCGGAAGACGGCAAGCCCCGGGCCAAAAGCACCGCCTCGCAAGCCAGCTGCTAGGCCAAGAGTTAAACCAACG CTGAGTGCCAAGGCCAAGGAGCGCACAGTACCAGCCTCCAGAATGAGCAGAGTTCTGAATTTTGGAG GGCTAGCAGCTGGTCTTGGTGTCAGTGTCCTGGCTGACAAGGTCAAGCGAGGACTTGGTCTCGAAGATG GAGAGAAAGTGGGGTCCAACCTGCTCCTAACGGAGGCCAATGCAGAGAAGATTGTGGACACGCTGTGCAGGGTGAGAGGAGCGGCCCTGAAACTCGGACAGATGCTCAGTATTCAAG ATAATGCCTTGATCAGCCCCGAACTACAGAGGGTGTTTGAACGAGTGCGTCAAAGTGCAGACTTCATGCCAGTCTGGCAAATGGAG AGAGTGTTGAAGCAGGAACTTGGTGAGGATTGGAGGAGTAAGGTGATGTCCTTTGAGGACAAACCCTTCGCTGCCGCTTCCATCGGCCAGGTCCACCTAGCGACGCTACATGACGGAAGAGAGGTGGCCATGAAGATTCAG TATCCCGGTGTCGCACAGGGCATCGAGAGCGACATCAACAACctgatgatgctgatgaaaaTCTGGGATGTCTTACCCGAAG GTCTATATGCTGAGAGTGCCATAGAGGTTGCAAAGAAAGAGCTAGCCTGGGAAGTAGACTACATCAGGGAAGCTGAATGTGCAGAGAAATTCAG GAAGCTGCTCGATGGCGACCCAATATTCTCCGTCCCCAAAGTCGTGCAGGAACTGTCAACAAAAGAAGTACTTACTACCGAGCTGATCGATGGCATCTCCCTAGAGAAGGCAGAAAACTTGAGTCAAGAAGTCAGGAATGAG GTCTGTAGACACATCCTACGTCTGTGCCTGACAGAATTGTTCGAGTGGAACTTCATGCAGACAGACCCCAACTGGTCAAACTTCCTCTACAATGAAGAGACTGGCAAA GTGACACTCCTAGATTTTGGAGCATCAAGGTACTTTGACAAGTCATTTGTGGATGTTTATATGAAG GTTATCCATGGTGCAGCAGTAGGGGATAGACAGGAGGTTCTTGAAAACTCGAGAACATTGCAGTTTCTTACGGGTTATGAATCAAAG GCCATGGAGAACGCCCACATCGATGCCGTCATGATCCTGGGTGAGCCATTCCGCAGCCATGAAGAGTTCGACTTCTCCACGCAGGACACGACGAGGCGCATCCAGGACCTCATCCCAGTCATGCTGACGGGCCGACTGACCCCA